A stretch of Acropora muricata isolate sample 2 chromosome 7, ASM3666990v1, whole genome shotgun sequence DNA encodes these proteins:
- the LOC136923925 gene encoding sulfotransferase 1E1-like yields MASNAYPVLQTRNGNWRSDPHYRIKGLNIPTLITSHPAKLEQYLTNFQTKSDDVFVVSYLKSGTTWTQEIVWQIHNEGKVSKENIGRRVPFLEFATVEITTKPDFESLPSPRLIKSHLTADAIPKGSDESSRCKYIYVSRNPKDVSVSMFFFLKSMAEADTILENAYNGPWEFFVELFIEGDVPYSKWNDHVLSWWKHKEDPNVLFLRYEEMQKDLPSHVRRIADFLQKPLSDEIIDRIAEQCTFKGMMRNPKTFKITEADDEIGLILRKGVVGDWKNYFTPEMNERFEKEVLAKLKGTGLEFEFEP; encoded by the exons ATGGCTAGCAACGCTTATCCAGTTTTACAGACCAGAAACGGAAACTGGAGATCAGATCCCCATTATAGAATCAAGGGGTTGAATATTCCGACTCTCATCACTTCTCATCCAGCGAAACTTGAACAATATCTCACCAACTTCCAAACAAAATCAGATGATGTGTTCGTGGTATCATATCTTAAGTCAG GAACCACATGGACACAGGAAATCGTCTGGCAAATCCATAACGAGGGGAAAGTTAGCAAAGAGAATATAGGGAGGCGTGTCCCTTTCCTAGAGTTCGCCACTGTAGAGATCACAACAAAACCTGACTTCGAGTCATTGCCAAGCCCTCGTCTTATAAAAAGTCACCTTACTGCCGATGCCATTCCCAAAGGATCAGATGAAAGCTCGCGGTGTAAATATATTTACGTCTCCCGCAACCCAAAGGACGTCTCCGTGTCTATGTTTTTCTTCCTTAAAAGCATGGCGGAAGCAGATACCATCTTGGAAAATGCTTATAATGGTCCTTGGGAATTCTTTGTGGAGTTGTTCATAGAAGGAGATG TGCCATATTCCAAGTGGAATGACCATGTTCTAAGTTGGTGGAAGCACAAGGAGGATCCAAATGTGCTGTTTCTTAGATATGAAGAAATGCAAAAG GACTTGCCATCCCATGTACGCAGGATCGCAGATTTCCTCCAGAAACCGCTGTCAGATGAAATAATTGATCGCATTGCTGAGCAATGTACGTTTAAGGGAATGATGCGCAATCCGAAAACCTTCAAGATTACCGAGGCAGACGATGAAATTGGTCTGATTTTAAGGAAAGGTGTTGTTGGAGACTGGAAGAATTATTTTACTCCTGAAATGAACgaaagatttgaaaaagaaGTGCTAGCAAAGCTGAAAGGAACTGGACTAGAGTTTGAATTTGAGCCTTAG